From the Paenibacillus sp. FSL H8-0548 genome, one window contains:
- a CDS encoding helix-turn-helix transcriptional regulator: MANKLDSIKRQLIKLDVVPQSSQLYREAALSILREAVPFSAACCTSVDPITLLSTGSSTDEDIEAIHHQLFEYEYWHEDYNSFEKLAQSAMPAAALSEATEGQLDRSARYREVLAPAGFRDELRTALVIEGACWGYITLFRKADEPLFAEEECRSMASLAPIMAKALKRRGLELPSANASVWKEETGIIVLSEQLEICSLNQEAKHWLQELRSMENMDNHVLPRPVLAVCSRALTPDGLQADSMKFAKVCIRTPNGLYLSIRASKLAGVQGQIQLAVSIEPAKPTEILPFIAQAYALTARENQIIERIIRGFSTKEMAHSLHISAYTVQDHLKSIFSKTNVSSRRELLWELFSRHS, encoded by the coding sequence ATGGCTAACAAGCTGGATTCGATCAAGCGGCAATTAATCAAACTAGACGTCGTTCCACAGTCCTCGCAGCTTTATCGGGAGGCCGCTTTATCTATTTTAAGAGAGGCTGTCCCTTTCTCTGCCGCTTGCTGTACCTCCGTTGATCCGATCACACTGCTGTCGACAGGCTCCTCTACCGATGAAGACATTGAAGCAATTCATCATCAGCTCTTTGAATATGAATATTGGCATGAGGATTACAACAGCTTCGAGAAACTGGCACAGTCGGCAATGCCTGCAGCAGCATTAAGCGAAGCGACTGAAGGCCAATTGGATCGAAGCGCCCGTTATCGCGAGGTACTCGCACCTGCTGGATTTCGAGACGAGCTACGTACGGCTTTGGTTATCGAGGGAGCATGCTGGGGTTATATAACATTGTTTCGCAAAGCAGACGAGCCGCTATTTGCCGAGGAGGAATGCCGCTCTATGGCATCGCTTGCTCCTATTATGGCGAAGGCCTTGAAACGAAGAGGCTTGGAGCTGCCTTCCGCAAACGCAAGCGTTTGGAAAGAAGAGACAGGTATCATCGTGTTGTCTGAACAGCTTGAAATCTGCTCTCTAAATCAAGAAGCAAAGCACTGGCTTCAGGAGCTGAGGAGCATGGAAAATATGGATAACCATGTCTTGCCAAGACCTGTGCTGGCAGTTTGCTCGCGCGCGCTGACCCCAGACGGACTGCAAGCTGATTCTATGAAATTCGCAAAGGTATGTATTCGTACGCCTAATGGCTTGTATCTATCTATTCGCGCCAGCAAGCTTGCAGGCGTACAAGGCCAAATTCAGCTAGCTGTCTCTATTGAGCCCGCCAAACCCACTGAAATTTTGCCGTTCATCGCACAGGCGTACGCTCTCACGGCACGCGAGAACCAAATCATTGAACGGATCATCAGAGGTTTTTCCACCAAAGAGATGGCTCATTCCCTGCATATTTCTGCTTATACCGTACAAGACCATCTAAAATCAATTTTCTCCAAAACTAACGTGAGCAGCAGACGAGAGCTGCTTTGGGAATTGTTTTCTAGACACAGCTGA
- a CDS encoding family 43 glycosylhydrolase, with amino-acid sequence MNIKKNLGVLLIATLIISTFAGIPVFENKVSADPAIESTSYSANFDDGNIDEWTSYISNNATYPGDWSVNANGQYSVADKKNGTAGSPGSKSIVHNTSFDNLIYEGDVAVNGVNSDSSGFLFRVTNVSPTPVPDGFNGYYVSISIDGYSTLSRVVGNNYTFKSLVKVKTGISAGHLKVIAIDNNIRVYVNDMVNPVIDYTDSDGQQITSAGAIGLRTFWGRSTFDNLTVRSIQVAEAPTFTPASGKVFKNPLEVSIASPAADAVIRYTIDGSTPTSSSPVYSGPFTITEQTTVKAYAAKEGVLDSLITSATYFKQDDSLFSNPIVPVGSSGGSADPWVIFKDGFYYYCKSDGDNSIQVAKAERLQDIGIVPRVSVYTPPYGEPYSKEIWAPELHFLNGKWYIYFAADDGKNENHRMYVLESNTDDAQGSYTLKGKITDSTDKWSIDGTVLETEDGMYFVWSGWEGDVNVRQNLYIARMANPWTISGERVLLSTPDKSWELNGDPKINEGPQILKRDGKIFIIYSGSGSWTDDYALGMLTNTDGNVLNPASWTKAGPIFYKTDTAYAPGHASFTKSPDGTEDWVVYHATEKSGDGWANRSVRAQRFTWFGEGSPDLGTPINYGKSLKAPSGTPEVTTYKYEAEGAEMGGAVSVVSRSNASGGKVAGYIDAPNDYVLFNVDVEEAGTYRLTVMNDNGTSGDFAPAKHRVEINGQDKGIITFEKYGWNNFNPATMIVSLDEGVNKVKLSKHVGNAEIDFIQFVLIPTDHMVTHISVKAENNENSIAIDKGTLQMNASVSPSNAMDSYVTWKVTNLDGSATNKATISENGTLSALENGIVQVIASAADGSGIIGAYNVKITNQVRVLRVMPLGASITHGLNVPGGYRIKMWDDIVNAGLRIDFVGSSSNGPASLGDKDHQGQPGWRIEQVDLETKEWMRQSIPDIVLVHVGTNDINQNFDRPGMINRLESLARNILKDLPEDGKLYLSSLMTETNTEWDSAIKVYNNQIVGLVGRLSNEGLPVYFVDMYGAVTLDDIFDGTHPTKTGYDKMSDAWFGAIRGVLEGHNESENVYQNQLTATILEVEKAEASKLEADVDRARLLFDELRAGDKELLEARLAAIIVEDEEDNLYQTQLETTILEVEKAEASKLGADVDRARLLVNELREADKALLEARLAAIVVEDEEENLYQTQLDTAILAVEKAETSKKKADIDHARLLVNELREADKALLEARLAAVVPLEEGGPGGIQNPDPVPTTGGETASSTIEVKSATIGSDKIANAAVSSSVMQKAWEAAKADNAGTKTITLNVAGVEGADTYAIEIPVAELASNELNRQIMIKTSVGTIVVPSHMLQGENISEDSVKIIISLADTTAVKASINDADKVESIGNRPIIEPTIVVGDRTLEWNNLNAPVTISIDYEPTQEELNNSEHITVWYIDSEGNVTAVPNARYVESSGKVTFTTTHFSHYAIVYVNKTFSDIASYGWAKQAIEAMASKGIINGTSQTTYAPGQDITRADFMTLLVNTLELRAKSTSNFDDVKAGVYYYDAVAIAKELGITTGVGNNKFNPTDKISREEMMAFVSRAMKLTKKLSVQGSFTDIVSYTDAGLVSSYAVDDVATLIKAGIIKGSNNMINPRGAATRAEIAVLIYRLYNL; translated from the coding sequence ATGAATATCAAAAAAAATCTCGGAGTGCTTCTAATCGCAACATTGATCATATCAACTTTTGCTGGAATTCCTGTATTTGAAAATAAGGTTTCTGCTGACCCAGCAATCGAAAGCACTTCTTATTCAGCTAACTTTGATGACGGAAATATCGATGAATGGACATCATACATCTCTAATAATGCAACGTACCCAGGGGACTGGTCAGTTAATGCGAATGGTCAATATAGTGTAGCCGACAAGAAAAATGGAACTGCAGGGAGTCCTGGAAGTAAATCTATTGTACATAACACAAGCTTCGATAACTTGATATATGAAGGAGATGTCGCTGTTAATGGCGTCAATAGTGACAGTTCCGGATTTCTATTCAGAGTAACTAATGTATCACCAACTCCAGTGCCAGACGGTTTCAATGGCTATTATGTTTCCATAAGCATCGATGGTTATTCAACATTAAGTCGTGTGGTTGGAAATAATTACACATTTAAATCACTTGTTAAAGTGAAAACGGGGATATCTGCAGGTCATTTGAAAGTGATAGCGATCGATAATAATATTAGAGTATACGTTAATGATATGGTCAACCCCGTTATAGATTACACGGATAGTGATGGGCAACAAATAACGAGTGCTGGGGCAATAGGACTTAGAACTTTTTGGGGAAGATCGACTTTTGACAACCTTACTGTTAGAAGTATACAGGTAGCTGAGGCCCCGACATTCACTCCTGCATCAGGTAAAGTTTTCAAAAATCCATTGGAAGTTAGTATAGCCTCACCTGCTGCGGATGCAGTAATACGTTACACGATTGACGGTAGTACGCCAACGTCATCATCACCCGTGTATAGTGGACCCTTTACAATTACTGAGCAAACAACAGTTAAAGCTTATGCAGCCAAGGAGGGTGTATTGGATTCCTTAATCACAAGCGCAACTTATTTCAAACAAGATGATAGTTTGTTCTCTAATCCTATCGTTCCAGTAGGTAGCAGTGGCGGTTCTGCTGACCCTTGGGTCATTTTTAAAGATGGATTTTACTATTATTGCAAAAGCGATGGAGATAATTCTATACAGGTAGCTAAGGCTGAGAGGCTTCAGGATATCGGGATTGTACCTCGAGTTAGCGTTTATACTCCGCCATATGGAGAGCCTTATTCTAAAGAAATCTGGGCACCTGAATTGCATTTTTTAAATGGTAAGTGGTATATCTATTTCGCAGCAGATGATGGCAAAAATGAGAATCACCGTATGTATGTATTAGAAAGCAACACAGATGACGCACAAGGCTCATATACATTGAAAGGTAAAATTACCGATTCAACTGATAAATGGTCGATCGATGGCACTGTCCTTGAGACTGAAGATGGGATGTATTTCGTGTGGTCAGGCTGGGAAGGCGACGTGAACGTCAGACAAAATCTTTATATAGCACGAATGGCAAATCCATGGACAATTAGCGGGGAGAGAGTATTGCTCTCTACACCCGACAAATCATGGGAGCTTAACGGAGATCCTAAAATTAATGAAGGTCCGCAAATACTAAAAAGGGACGGTAAAATTTTCATCATCTATTCGGGAAGTGGAAGCTGGACGGATGATTATGCTTTAGGCATGCTAACGAATACAGATGGTAATGTTCTAAATCCTGCTTCGTGGACCAAAGCAGGCCCGATATTTTACAAAACAGATACAGCGTACGCACCTGGTCATGCCTCATTCACAAAATCTCCTGATGGAACCGAGGATTGGGTAGTGTATCATGCCACTGAGAAATCTGGAGATGGTTGGGCCAACAGAAGTGTAAGGGCACAGCGGTTTACTTGGTTTGGGGAAGGGTCCCCTGATTTAGGAACACCGATTAATTATGGTAAATCATTGAAGGCGCCTTCTGGCACGCCTGAGGTTACAACCTATAAATACGAAGCCGAAGGAGCAGAAATGGGTGGTGCTGTTTCTGTGGTCTCTAGGTCTAACGCATCAGGAGGCAAAGTTGCAGGATATATTGATGCTCCAAATGACTATGTGCTATTTAACGTAGACGTGGAAGAAGCAGGCACATACAGACTTACGGTGATGAATGACAATGGCACAAGCGGCGACTTTGCGCCTGCCAAACATCGTGTGGAGATTAATGGACAGGATAAAGGAATAATTACGTTCGAAAAATACGGTTGGAATAATTTTAACCCTGCTACGATGATCGTTTCCTTAGATGAAGGGGTCAATAAGGTTAAGCTGTCAAAGCATGTAGGTAATGCTGAAATTGATTTTATTCAGTTCGTGCTAATCCCTACTGATCATATGGTTACTCATATTTCTGTCAAGGCAGAAAACAATGAGAACTCAATTGCAATAGACAAGGGTACACTGCAAATGAATGCATCGGTAAGCCCATCTAATGCAATGGATTCCTATGTAACTTGGAAGGTTACGAATCTTGATGGGTCAGCGACTAACAAGGCAACGATTAGTGAAAACGGAACGTTGTCGGCACTGGAAAATGGAATTGTTCAGGTGATAGCCAGTGCGGCAGATGGCTCAGGAATTATAGGTGCTTATAATGTCAAGATTACGAATCAAGTACGTGTTTTAAGAGTGATGCCATTAGGTGCCTCTATTACGCATGGATTAAATGTTCCAGGTGGTTATAGAATTAAAATGTGGGACGATATCGTCAATGCAGGATTAAGAATCGACTTCGTTGGATCTTCCTCTAATGGGCCGGCAAGTCTAGGGGATAAAGATCATCAGGGTCAACCAGGTTGGCGCATCGAGCAGGTTGATTTGGAAACAAAGGAATGGATGCGTCAAAGCATTCCTGATATCGTACTTGTGCATGTTGGGACAAATGATATTAATCAAAATTTTGATCGACCTGGAATGATTAATAGATTAGAATCACTAGCCAGAAATATTTTGAAGGATCTTCCGGAAGATGGGAAGCTCTACTTGTCTAGTCTCATGACAGAAACGAATACGGAATGGGATTCCGCAATAAAGGTTTATAATAATCAGATCGTGGGTTTAGTAGGAAGGTTGTCAAATGAAGGGTTGCCAGTTTATTTCGTAGATATGTACGGTGCGGTTACATTGGATGATATTTTTGACGGCACGCATCCTACTAAAACCGGCTATGATAAGATGTCAGATGCATGGTTTGGTGCAATTAGAGGAGTTTTAGAAGGCCATAATGAATCAGAGAATGTATATCAGAATCAGCTCACTGCTACCATATTAGAGGTAGAGAAAGCAGAGGCTTCAAAACTCGAGGCTGATGTAGATCGTGCAAGACTTCTATTTGATGAGCTTAGAGCCGGTGATAAGGAGCTACTAGAGGCAAGGCTTGCAGCGATCATAGTAGAAGATGAAGAAGATAATTTATACCAAACTCAGCTTGAAACGACCATATTAGAGGTAGAGAAGGCAGAGGCTTCAAAACTAGGGGCAGATGTAGATCGTGCAAGGCTTCTAGTTAATGAGCTTAGGGAAGCTGACAAAGCGCTTCTAGAGGCAAGGCTTGCAGCGATCGTAGTAGAAGATGAAGAAGAAAATTTATACCAGACTCAGCTCGATACTGCCATACTAGCGGTAGAGAAGGCAGAGACTTCGAAGAAGAAGGCAGATATCGATCATGCAAGGCTTCTAGTTAATGAGCTTAGGGAAGCTGACAAAGCGCTTCTAGAGGCAAGACTTGCAGCAGTAGTGCCACTGGAAGAAGGAGGTCCAGGTGGAATTCAAAATCCAGATCCAGTTCCAACAACAGGCGGCGAAACAGCTTCTTCGACGATTGAGGTTAAATCTGCAACAATTGGCTCTGACAAAATTGCTAATGCTGCAGTAAGCTCATCTGTCATGCAGAAGGCATGGGAAGCTGCTAAAGCTGACAATGCAGGAACGAAAACGATTACTTTGAATGTGGCTGGTGTTGAAGGTGCGGACACTTATGCCATTGAAATTCCAGTTGCAGAATTGGCATCCAATGAACTTAATAGACAAATAATGATTAAGACATCTGTTGGAACTATTGTTGTACCGAGCCACATGTTACAAGGCGAAAACATTAGTGAGGATAGTGTAAAAATTATAATTAGTCTAGCAGATACGACAGCTGTGAAAGCGTCAATAAATGATGCGGATAAAGTTGAAAGTATCGGGAATAGACCTATTATTGAGCCAACCATTGTTGTCGGTGATCGTACGCTCGAATGGAATAACCTAAATGCACCAGTAACGATATCAATTGATTACGAGCCAACCCAGGAAGAATTGAATAATTCGGAACACATTACTGTTTGGTATATTGATAGTGAAGGGAATGTAACTGCAGTTCCGAATGCGAGATATGTTGAGTCAAGTGGAAAGGTTACTTTTACAACGACTCACTTTAGTCATTATGCAATTGTATATGTGAATAAAACTTTCAGTGATATCGCATCATACGGCTGGGCTAAACAAGCGATCGAAGCGATGGCATCCAAAGGTATTATTAATGGAACATCACAAACGACCTATGCGCCAGGACAAGATATTACGAGAGCTGATTTTATGACGCTTTTAGTTAACACGCTTGAGCTTCGGGCGAAATCAACTAGTAACTTCGATGATGTAAAGGCAGGAGTATACTATTACGATGCCGTTGCAATAGCTAAGGAGCTTGGTATTACAACCGGGGTAGGAAACAATAAGTTTAACCCTACGGACAAAATATCACGTGAAGAGATGATGGCATTTGTCTCTAGAGCAATGAAGCTTACTAAGAAACTATCGGTACAAGGCTCGTTTACCGATATAGTCTCATATACAGATGCAGGGCTCGTTTCTAGTTATGCGGTCGATGATGTGGCAACTTTAATTAAAGCAGGAATAATTAAAGGCAGCAATAACATGATTAATCCGCGAGGTGCAGCGACAAGAGCAGAAATTGCAGTACTGATATACAGATTATACAATCTTTAA
- a CDS encoding VOC family protein, whose amino-acid sequence MAFQSKNIFVNLPVKNLNESVDFFSKLGFEFNPQFTDENATCMIIGENIFAMLLVEDYFKSFIKKEIADATTTTEVIVALSAESREQVDEIVNKAFAAGAKHYNEPVDHGFMYSWSFQDINDHLWELVYMDENEVQQ is encoded by the coding sequence ATGGCATTTCAATCCAAAAATATTTTTGTTAATTTACCGGTTAAAAATTTGAATGAATCCGTCGACTTTTTTTCAAAGCTTGGTTTTGAATTCAATCCTCAATTTACGGACGAGAATGCTACCTGTATGATTATTGGCGAAAATATTTTTGCTATGCTGCTGGTTGAAGACTATTTCAAATCATTTATTAAAAAAGAAATTGCGGATGCAACCACAACGACTGAGGTTATCGTGGCGTTGTCTGCGGAGAGCAGAGAGCAAGTAGATGAAATCGTAAATAAAGCTTTTGCTGCGGGCGCAAAGCATTACAACGAGCCTGTCGATCATGGATTTATGTACAGCTGGAGCTTTCAGGATATTAATGATCATCTATGGGAGCTGGTCTATATGGATGAGAATGAGGTTCAGCAATAG
- a CDS encoding NAD(P)H-dependent oxidoreductase: MNHLIVYCHPNPDSFNNAIVDAFIGSLKGHNHEVVVRDLYAMRFDPVLKASDFAAMREGNTPTDIKTEQEHVKWADAFTMVYPIWWTGLPALIKGYIDRVFSYGFAYAYGEDGSINKLLTGKKGLIINTHGTPSEIYSKTGMYEGLKITSDTGIYEFCGIDPVGHLFFGSVPQIDDDARKQMLEEVKEKAVGLFG, translated from the coding sequence ATGAATCACTTAATCGTCTATTGTCATCCTAATCCAGACAGCTTTAATAATGCGATTGTCGACGCGTTTATTGGATCGTTGAAAGGGCATAATCATGAGGTCGTCGTACGTGATTTGTATGCGATGCGATTCGATCCCGTGCTGAAGGCCAGTGATTTTGCAGCGATGCGCGAGGGGAATACACCAACGGATATAAAGACGGAGCAGGAGCATGTCAAATGGGCGGACGCCTTTACGATGGTCTATCCGATTTGGTGGACGGGCTTGCCTGCGCTCATTAAAGGTTATATTGATCGGGTGTTCTCTTATGGCTTCGCCTATGCTTATGGCGAGGATGGCAGCATAAACAAGCTGCTTACTGGCAAGAAAGGACTAATTATTAATACACATGGCACTCCCTCGGAGATTTATAGTAAAACCGGCATGTATGAGGGGCTTAAAATAACGTCCGACACCGGTATATATGAATTTTGCGGCATTGATCCAGTTGGACATCTGTTCTTTGGCAGTGTACCGCAAATTGATGATGATGCCCGCAAGCAAATGCTGGAGGAAGTTAAAGAAAAGGCAGTGGGGTTGTTTGGTTAA
- a CDS encoding LysR family transcriptional regulator: MNVQQLHVFMEVCGGRTLAEAAGKLGLKQPTISFHLKKLEEELGVELFRKQSRSLQPSEAALELLPYARRIVFLMEEARLAMLERRELGEGRLRLGASYTPATYVLPPHFAAYRQLNKGVSLMLTVKQAGAVLAMLRSNEIDVGIVSLGDAVEDGLIIQPLIEDELKLLLAPEHPLADYAQIEVEQLREETFLLHEVGSTSRTLSDEWASKVGLQWGSVMELGAIETIKEALKCNMGIGILPRRSVIREVEAGELVLCDLPEYINRRHICLAYRNEEQLSPHVRSFIEFVRHTFLVHDKQ, translated from the coding sequence ATGAACGTACAGCAGCTGCATGTATTTATGGAGGTTTGTGGAGGACGGACACTTGCTGAAGCAGCTGGCAAGCTTGGCTTGAAGCAGCCGACGATCAGCTTTCATCTCAAAAAGCTCGAGGAGGAGCTTGGTGTTGAGCTGTTTCGGAAGCAATCCCGCAGCTTGCAGCCAAGCGAAGCCGCTTTGGAGCTGCTTCCTTATGCGAGGCGAATCGTCTTCCTGATGGAGGAAGCAAGACTTGCTATGCTGGAGCGCCGCGAGCTGGGTGAAGGACGCCTTCGGCTTGGGGCAAGCTATACGCCAGCAACCTACGTGCTGCCACCGCACTTTGCGGCGTACCGACAGCTAAATAAGGGAGTAAGCCTGATGCTTACGGTCAAGCAAGCAGGAGCTGTACTTGCCATGCTTCGCAGCAATGAAATTGATGTAGGGATTGTTTCACTGGGAGATGCAGTGGAGGATGGGCTTATTATTCAACCCTTAATCGAAGATGAGCTGAAGCTGCTGCTGGCGCCTGAGCATCCCCTAGCCGACTATGCGCAAATCGAGGTGGAGCAGCTGAGAGAGGAAACATTTTTGCTGCACGAGGTTGGCTCGACCTCACGAACCTTGTCTGACGAGTGGGCGAGCAAGGTTGGATTGCAATGGGGAAGCGTTATGGAGCTGGGTGCGATTGAAACGATTAAGGAGGCGTTAAAATGCAATATGGGCATCGGCATCTTGCCGCGTCGGAGTGTCATTCGAGAGGTCGAGGCAGGCGAGCTGGTCCTATGCGACTTGCCTGAATATATCAACCGCAGACATATCTGCTTGGCATACCGGAATGAGGAGCAATTATCTCCTCATGTGCGATCTTTTATTGAATTTGTACGACATACCTTTCTAGTCCATGATAAGCAGTAA
- a CDS encoding extracellular solute-binding protein, producing MKTNGKRWLGTIVLAGLVTLTAACGNGSTGNTNNASVNSGNTQTTAPTEAAQTTEPAAAEDEGTLTVYLNDFDSIIAPLFEEATGYKLEVVAGNGAEIMSRVEAEKGNPHWDVLWLDAMPSIYGLGASGQLLEGWLPSNAANLTDFSKGFVPEKQWYMPTGAHAAGVIVYNKDKVKAEDAPKTWEDFSNANYKNMIGMADPAIAAPAYPFVSWFFNQKEIDGAQTFFSSLMDNGLRVYPKNPNVVKALAAGEISIAALQESNAYSMKNNGEPIEIIWPAEGAPASVRVAAIQKDTKNPNAAKAFIEFLLDPKTQQALIDQGDESYFQPSVNGVNAKADREADAKLVAADASWASENEAAIKQWFADQSVK from the coding sequence ATGAAAACAAATGGGAAACGCTGGCTTGGAACGATTGTGCTTGCTGGACTAGTCACACTGACCGCAGCTTGCGGCAACGGCAGTACAGGCAATACAAACAATGCTTCAGTAAATTCAGGAAATACACAAACTACAGCTCCTACTGAAGCTGCACAAACGACTGAACCAGCTGCAGCTGAAGATGAAGGAACATTGACCGTTTACTTAAATGATTTTGACAGCATCATCGCCCCTTTGTTTGAGGAAGCAACCGGGTACAAGCTTGAGGTCGTTGCTGGCAACGGCGCTGAAATTATGTCCCGCGTCGAGGCAGAGAAAGGCAATCCGCACTGGGATGTTTTATGGCTGGATGCGATGCCTTCTATTTATGGCCTGGGTGCAAGCGGTCAGCTGCTAGAGGGCTGGTTGCCTAGCAATGCTGCTAATCTGACCGATTTTTCCAAAGGCTTTGTGCCTGAGAAGCAGTGGTATATGCCGACTGGTGCTCATGCAGCAGGCGTTATCGTCTACAACAAGGATAAGGTTAAGGCCGAGGATGCTCCAAAAACATGGGAGGATTTCTCGAACGCCAACTATAAAAATATGATTGGCATGGCTGACCCGGCTATCGCAGCTCCTGCGTATCCTTTCGTTTCTTGGTTCTTTAATCAAAAGGAAATCGATGGCGCACAAACCTTCTTCAGCTCACTGATGGACAATGGTCTGCGTGTATATCCGAAAAATCCAAATGTCGTCAAAGCGCTTGCCGCTGGTGAAATTTCTATTGCTGCTCTGCAAGAGAGCAATGCCTACTCGATGAAAAACAACGGTGAGCCGATTGAAATCATTTGGCCAGCCGAAGGTGCGCCCGCTTCAGTTCGTGTAGCGGCCATTCAAAAAGACACCAAAAATCCGAATGCCGCAAAAGCATTTATTGAATTTTTGTTAGATCCAAAAACACAGCAAGCTTTAATCGATCAAGGCGACGAAAGCTATTTCCAACCTTCCGTGAACGGTGTAAACGCTAAAGCCGATCGCGAAGCCGATGCGAAGCTCGTTGCAGCCGATGCTTCCTGGGCATCCGAGAATGAAGCGGCGATCAAGCAATGGTTCGCCGATCAGTCCGTTAAATAA
- a CDS encoding ABC transporter permease subunit, whose amino-acid sequence MQSLIKDRLGWFVSLILFVLVLYPLAAVIIQVLLPGVFFGNWQLGDLRLLLEIFNRPLWQKSLENSVMLGLGTTLLATMLGGVLAMIRSNWAFPTAKLLDASVWLLIITPSFILAQGWVLFAAGGGIAVNVLGWNWITGAVFQPAGLIFIMTLSKFPFAYLSVHAAMEWKVDQLSHAARLSGASAFTVWRTIQAPLLMPAVFAGAALVFMDTIGDFGLPASIAAVYRFPTLPYSIYSAIYTSPIRFDMAGVLSFYLVLLIGIAMFVQFYAMRRSRFDFLSARAERSMPKPAGKYSVLLTTLNLLFLAVVIGIPIGANLLMSVFKTQSGGLKLNNLTLAHYRDLFDSSSMLLKGLSHSLMIAGSAALLGLLFGLCVAYVLTYSQFKFKRTIEVFSIVTLAVPGVVLGIGYIFVWNQKWLASIGLLLYGTPWILVLAAIAGAIPIITRLMVGAMAKVPYSLLTAAQLQGDTFFNRLRYILVPLIRGALLSAGLAAFGSSVFDLAVNSILFPPNFLTLPVSINKAFEDLDFGYASAATVLGSGIVILIILAIELLLRRKEVKV is encoded by the coding sequence ATGCAAAGCTTAATAAAGGATCGTCTAGGCTGGTTCGTCAGTCTCATCCTATTCGTCCTCGTCCTGTATCCCTTGGCGGCAGTCATAATTCAAGTACTGCTGCCTGGGGTTTTCTTCGGAAACTGGCAACTCGGGGACCTTAGGCTGCTGCTTGAAATATTCAATCGTCCCCTATGGCAAAAATCGCTAGAAAATTCCGTTATGCTCGGCCTAGGTACAACACTGCTCGCTACGATGCTCGGGGGCGTGCTGGCTATGATACGATCCAACTGGGCTTTTCCTACAGCGAAGCTGCTGGATGCATCCGTTTGGCTGCTTATTATTACGCCATCGTTCATCTTGGCGCAGGGCTGGGTTTTATTTGCGGCAGGCGGTGGAATCGCCGTTAACGTGCTTGGCTGGAACTGGATAACAGGTGCTGTATTTCAGCCTGCCGGACTCATCTTCATTATGACCTTGAGCAAGTTTCCATTCGCTTATTTGAGCGTTCATGCTGCAATGGAATGGAAGGTCGATCAGCTCTCCCATGCAGCGCGGCTATCTGGCGCATCGGCGTTCACCGTATGGAGAACCATTCAAGCCCCGTTGCTGATGCCAGCTGTGTTTGCCGGTGCTGCACTTGTGTTTATGGACACGATCGGTGATTTCGGGCTTCCAGCCTCGATCGCCGCGGTCTACCGTTTTCCGACGCTTCCTTACTCTATTTACTCAGCTATTTATACATCGCCGATCCGATTTGATATGGCAGGCGTGCTTTCCTTCTACCTTGTATTGTTAATCGGCATTGCTATGTTTGTACAGTTTTATGCTATGCGCCGCTCACGTTTCGATTTCTTATCCGCACGAGCGGAGCGTTCCATGCCGAAGCCAGCGGGCAAATATAGTGTTCTGCTCACAACACTAAACTTGTTATTTCTTGCCGTCGTTATTGGCATTCCGATAGGTGCAAACCTGCTCATGTCTGTCTTCAAAACACAGTCTGGAGGCTTAAAGCTAAACAATCTGACCTTAGCGCATTACCGCGATTTATTCGATAGCTCTAGCATGCTGCTTAAAGGCCTTTCCCACTCTCTCATGATTGCGGGAAGCGCTGCCCTGCTAGGCCTGTTGTTTGGACTCTGCGTCGCCTATGTGCTTACCTATTCACAGTTCAAATTCAAACGCACCATTGAGGTATTCTCGATTGTCACGCTAGCTGTACCCGGCGTCGTGCTCGGCATCGGATATATATTCGTCTGGAATCAGAAGTGGCTGGCTTCAATTGGACTACTCCTATATGGTACGCCGTGGATTCTCGTCCTAGCTGCTATTGCAGGCGCAATTCCCATCATTACGAGACTAATGGTCGGTGCTATGGCAAAGGTGCCTTACAGCTTGCTAACGGCAGCACAGCTTCAGGGAGATACATTCTTCAACCGGCTGCGCTATATCCTTGTTCCATTAATACGAGGTGCATTACTCTCAGCAGGCTTAGCTGCCTTCGGCTCCAGCGTATTTGATTTAGCAGTCAATTCCATCCTGTTTCCGCCTAACTTCTTGACACTGCCGGTTTCAATCAACAAAGCATTTGAGGATCTGGATTTTGGTTATGCTTCGGCCGCCACCGTACTAGGATCAGGCATCGTTATTTTAATTATATTGGCGATTGAGCTTCTGCTCCGCCGCAAGGAGGTTAAAGTATGA